Part of the Plasmodium vinckei vinckei genome assembly, chromosome: PVVCY_13 genome, GGAACATGCTTAGCCATGTAGGGTAAAACAcattttttcgtttttttttaacaagtTTGGtgatatttaaataatattaccTTGTTCTTTCTCCCTTTTAAGggtttctatttttttcttatagtTTGTGTTTTGCTTTTTCACTATTTCATAGCtgtttattttgataaaaagtaaatatgCAGACATATGGATAGCaataacataaattatttgatttaaataaaaaatatgttttcggattattttacttttctgtacaattttgattatttacTAATTCATCGGTATATTTGGAAATATATTGTGATAACTCTAAATTATCTAAAAGTTATTTAATTTGATGAAAATGTAATCATATTTAGAATGCTAAAgataatatatgtgtgtgtaaTAAATGACTAAAAGGGTTGTACATCAAAATAGTTctctacatttttatatacatacttTTCCTTTCTTTTTCGTATTTTTCCTTAATACAATGAACATTTTTCAACGCATCGGAGAGGCTTaactcatttttttttttttcatctaaaatattttcatatgaCTTTTCTAATTCTACACAACTCTTTAAAAAGTAATTAACATCAAATTTGCATAAGCGACTGTCTTTCATATTTGAAAGGTgtagaaataatataatatctaaaaaatgaaaaggcTTTCATAGCTAgctataaaatattatgtacaATTCATTCctatttatacaaatttttattgcttgtacagaaaaaaaagcagaaaaaaaaagcaaaaaaaaaaatatatagccAAATTGGTGTATTaagttttataataataaaaaaaaattttatacaagtataattttgtttgaGAGGTGTATATACATTGTAAAATCTGTtccttatattttaaaaaatttgtaataatatgtaGACAGAactgtatatatttagtgTTGTTATACAATTTCAAAATGAAGCAAAATCGTATATAATATCCAAAGTTTAGAAAAAagtttttgaaaaaaaaaaagtttagttcttaaaaaaagttCATATTGAAATGCTTTGCAATTAAGTGGAGTATGAAAAAGTGCAAatgattattttatgtGCCTAGTATTAGTATAcattcaaataattatatgtattaatgtgtatatgttaaaaaatatcacagatatgtatataaattttgcaaaaaaaaaaaaatatgcattagTATTAATTTCCTGGCCTCATTGTAGGGAATAAAATGACATCTTTAatagaatttttatttgttaaaaACATTGCAATTCTATCAATACCTAATCCTAACCCTCCTGTAGGTGGTAATCCATATTCTAAAGAAGTACAAAAAGCTGCATCACAATGGTATGCTTCAGCATCACCCTtttctttatctttttGTTGTGCCGAAAAACATTCTTTTTGTTTGAATGGATCATTTAATTCAGTATATGCATTTAATACTTCTTTTCCACATATAAACATTTCTAATCTTTCTGTTAATCCTGGTTTTGATCTGTGATACTTAGCAAGTGGGCTCATAATTTGAGGATGttcaattataaaaaatggttgattttgataaatattttcaataaaatGTGATGCTAATTGATCTAATAATTTAGCAGCAGTAGGTGGATTAGGcatttcaatattattttcttttatgatgtttatcattttatttatagttTCTGGAGAATCGAATGGTTGTTCTAATTTTacttttgtaattttttctaattcttCTACTAAAGATATTTTAGGATATGGAGGTGTAAAATCAATTTCAATTGGATCCTTTTCAGGTCcatctttattatataatattttatatgtaccaaataaatgatatactaattttgaaaaaaattcttCTGACCaattaattaaatcatAGTAATCAGCATATGCCCAATAGAATTCACAGGATGTAAATTCAGGATTATGTGTATTATCTATTCCTTCGTTTCTAAAAACTTTTCCAATTTCATATACTCTATCTAATCCACCAACTATTAGCATTTTTAATGGTAGTTCAGTAGCAATTCTTAAATAAAGGTCGATATCTAGCTCGTTATGGTGTGTAATAAATGGGCGTGCACTAGCACCACCTGCTGTTAAATTCATAGATGGAGTTTCTACTTCTATAAAACCTTGATTATCTAAAAAGTTTCTTAAAAAgctaattatttttgttctagtaataaatacatttcTAGTAGATTCATTAACAAGTAAATCTAAATATCTTTGTCTATATCTTATCTCTGTATCTTTCAAACCATATTTCAAAGGTAGCATATGTAAGCATggtgataatataatagtTTCCTTTGGGAATATACTTAATTCTccttttttacttttaccAGGAAATCCAATAATACCTACTATATCACCTCTccttattttatcataacATTCAGCAAAATTtgatttttctttatcatgaaatgaaaaatttgcTAATACTTGTATTCTTTTTCCATCACCTACTAAATCGAAAAATCTTAGTTTTTGACCAGAGGATGAAATTCTCATTATTCTTCCAGTAACATTTAAAATAGTTTCTTCTAAGTGTTCTCCATTTTCTAagtctttatatttttctataaaatCAGGAATAGTAATTGTTCTTTCGAATTTATGTgggtatatatttacaccTTTTGCTTGTTGatctaaaataaatttagatCGATTTTCATGGTACAATCTTGGATCTAACTCTGCTTCATCATCTTTTTTTGTGTCCCTATAAATTGTGaagcaaaataatattataaaaatgtttattcattataatttCTAAGCTAGTATATGCCCGTTTTGAGCATAAAAGGTTTGAAAAAAgtgtaacatttttattaacaagtCAGGTAAAATGTAgcataatatgcatatgcataGCATGGATTGATGGGCTTACTTTGGAGGTGTGggtttactttttttttgattttgaGTGACATGCTCTCTTTTTTCAGTCATTGTTGTAAAATGAagtttgataatatttgttttaaaattattttcgaATAATGTAATGAACTtatgattaaaaaaaaattgtcgaataaatttttttttttttaaaataggTAAAAAAGGCGTCAGCATAAGTAGAGTAAATTTTATGGTTTGTGCTATTTTGGCTGTTTTGgctattttatatgatttatttttttttttaaataatattaaataaagatattGTAGGAAAGtgaattataaatacatagATTGATAAATGcgcatataaatattttttcaccaCTAACtagatatataatatgtataatatttatatatgcatatgctTACTTATACAATTTCATGGgttatattaaaagaaatagctttacacatatataataaatattttgtttaaattaatttattttaatttgtttataaattattttaaaacttatatttttattgcttttttatttttacatcttaagttatttgaaaaagtcaatggtattattatatttcacAACTATGCATatcacatttttaattttttttttatttgttctaTAATCTTAATCCCTTTCAAAAAGGGTTGTTAATTATGGATAAGAAGaatgtttaaataaatatatggcatataaaaaaatttaattcttCTTTTGTTTTACAATATTAATTAGTTTAGTGTggcatattttaaattagtAATATGAGGGTTTCCCCTTAAAGGGAATGTAATATGGCTAGCACCTTTAAGGGtttaaatttgaaaaagaatattataaaaaagaactTATAAGACAGTAAAAGAAAGTTTAGTAAATAAGTAAGAATATGTATAGTTATTTGTAGTatcattttgttatattcctttaaaatgaattgtatttttgaaatttgATTTGCACTATATGTGCGTTAAGTTGAGGTAtagaaattatataaatagggtatttacatttaaaaatagaataatattaaaaaagtataataaataaaacaatgcTTATGTTGTACAAATAGTTTGAAAACATAATGGGGATggaatagtaaaaaaaaaatatgataaaaaaaaatgaaatttatAAGATAGGACGGATATAagaaatgtaaaaaaattatattttagtGTCCATATTCTTATTCTTCTTCCTCTTCttcatctttttttctgtaaaaagtaagaaaaataaaaaggattAGATTGGGAAAGGTTATTTATAACACTATGTACATGAGGATGTGCATGGCAATAAATAGGAAAAGGAGCATTGTCATGTATGCTATTTTTCTTACGCTTCCATAATAAGAGTTATTGTGTCtccttttaataaaatcttccctaattctttttttgtattttttttaacggAAATTTCTTTTGACTCATCTAAAAccatattcatatattcgTCAAAGCcctaaaaaatgaaaaaaaaaatggggaAGAAATGGGGAAAAAATGGGAAAAAGTGTGCATATttgcttatatatatgaatttcTCTAAAATTTCAACATTGCTAAAAACTAACGAGAATTTTTCCTTCGATTCTGGTATGCGGTTTATCGTATAGCCAAATTTGTACAACCGTTTGGTTCGTGAAAAACCGAAATATTTGGTTCTAAAGAAAAGGAGAACAAAGACAAGTAATGTATTCATAagagtaataaaaaataataataaaataataataatatatggtattgagtttttattttttgtgagGTATAGATATGTATGATTACTATTGGCTGggtcataattttttgtaactTTTTATTCGTAGTCGCCATTTTGATTACAgaatatattgaaaaatgtaaaaatttataattaaaaaaggtatatgtatattatttagtattattttatatagcAGTTATAGCTATTCCTTTGTGAAATAGAGTAAATAGTTTATGCTTTAGGTGTACTTATgtattatgcatatgtaataaatgtatatcATTGCTACATGTATAGTtcacattttaaaaatgtaggGACAGgcattatgtaaaaatggataataTGGCATATGAAgaactatatttatatgtatgcttatttaaaacggaaaaaaaaagcataaAGAGGGTTATCCTTTTTtcttgtaaaaaattatgtaaatcTTTAGGAAAAATTAAACCTTTATGTtgattaatttatatatattttttaccaaattaaataataaaaaaaaatataaataatttaatattttataacgccaaaaaataattcaataaTGTATGTCATCCCCAGCACgtaataattattagcAACATGAATGTCATTTTTGTGCcacgttttttttatgaaaataaaatttgtcgttaaaagaaaaataaattaaaaagtaatgaaataattttctttgCTAAAATATTTAGTAAACTTCTAACTCTttaaagtaaaataaaaagagtAGAGATAGTTTGATGGAGGTACTATCCAaagatttttataaaatttttatttattgatGATAGTGATATAACTacataatgaaaaagaagaaggaaaaaagtgaaataaaaaaaggtgataaagtaaaaaagaaaaagaataaaaaaaataattatgaaaaagatgaggtacaaaaatatatggatgAATTATGGGGGTTTAGTTCATCAGAAGAAgatggaaaaaaagaagaaaaaataaatatgacagatttaaaaaaagaaaaagaatatattgataatgataatattttaaaaaataaattaaatgaaaatagttatataaaagataataatttattaacagaatttagaaaagaaaaaaataatataaacatgTATAGCAATGAATTAAGTGATAGTGAAGAAGGAAAAGACGAGGATATCAAATTGAATAGTAACAAacctatatataataatcttttatttgattctgtaaaagttaaaaataataaatcaaaccaaattgaaaaaagtaaaaaaaaagtgacaTTTGATAAGATggaaattaaaaaggatAACATAATGAGTAATAGCAAGAGTAGTGACcgttttcataaaaatctggatgagaaaaaaaataagtttgAAATGAGTAGAGAAGTTAAAGAGAgagaaaaagaatataaagaaaaaagagaGATGAAAAAAACTTTTATGGATGCTGTCCATGAAATTCGAAAATTGACTTTACctcatttaaataaatttcaaAGAAAGAATGTAGAGAATCATCAGATTAAATTATTAGGTGGTAAATTTGATAAGAGTCAAAAAGTTCATTATCCTGAACTTAtgcaaagaaaaaaatcgataaaaaaatatatatcgaAGAGAAAAGAAACAGAAAAGATTTTGGGTGTGAAACTTCAAACAGGTGATAGTATTGATATGCATGATgtttttagaaaaaaaagtaaaaacaaaaaatataaaaaaaaaacaaacttATTCTAGCTGCATTATGTGTAACATTCTTAAAGGggatacaatttttttgtaaattttttttttttttcattttttaaaaaattcatacaCTACCCAAATTGGggaatgtatatataaaagatgtatgcatattactcttaattttttatactttaattttttattaaatttttatttgatatgcttaatttgttttacattgaattatgaatattttttttaaaacattaacaataataagTTGTTATAACTTCTTATGTTTAAGtagtattaataattaaatggagtttaatttttttttaattatgctatagaaatttttaaattgaaATTTCTTTTCTATAATTAAGAAAGGAGCATAAATCTGAAAGcttgtttatttatcaGTTTGATTacgaatatttatttcctaccatttttataaatccttgataaataaatgaattcCATACTTGTATGTGCTAGTATGTTCTTGCATG contains:
- a CDS encoding small nuclear ribonucleoprotein E, putative yields the protein MATTNKKLQKIMTQPINQIFRFFTNQTVVQIWLYDKPHTRIEGKILGFDEYMNMVLDESKEISVKKNTKKELGKILLKGDTITLIMEAKKDEEEEEE
- a CDS encoding lysine--tRNA ligase, putative, encoding MLTPFLPILKKKKFIRQFFFNHKFITLFENNFKTNIIKLHFTTMTEKREHVTQNQKKSKPTPPKDTKKDDEAELDPRLYHENRSKFILDQQAKGVNIYPHKFERTITIPDFIEKYKDLENGEHLEETILNVTGRIMRISSSGQKLRFFDLVGDGKRIQVLANFSFHDKEKSNFAECYDKIRRGDIVGIIGFPGKSKKGELSIFPKETIILSPCLHMLPLKYGLKDTEIRYRQRYLDLLVNESTRNVFITRTKIISFLRNFLDNQGFIEVETPSMNLTAGGASARPFITHHNELDIDLYLRIATELPLKMLIVGGLDRVYEIGKVFRNEGIDNTHNPEFTSCEFYWAYADYYDLINWSEEFFSKLVYHLFGTYKILYNKDGPEKDPIEIDFTPPYPKISLVEELEKITKVKLEQPFDSPETINKMINIIKENNIEMPNPPTAAKLLDQLASHFIENIYQNQPFFIIEHPQIMSPLAKYHRSKPGLTERLEMFICGKEVLNAYTELNDPFKQKECFSAQQKDKEKGDAEAYHCDAAFCTSLEYGLPPTGGLGLGIDRIAMFLTNKNSIKDVILFPTMRPGN